The nucleotide sequence GCAAGTATTAAATTATGGTTTACATGAAAAAAACAAACTCAATAACAGGAATCATTTTAGCTGGCGGAAAAAGTAGCAGGATGGGCACAAACAAAGCTCTTATTCCTATTAATAATATTCCTATGATTGAACAAATAATTAATACCCTAAATTTTATTTGCGATGACATAATTGTTATTGCCAATAATGATTTACCCATAAAAGGCAATTTCAAAATACAAAAAGATATTATTGAAAACTGTGGACCTATGGGAGGTATTCATGCAGGGTTAAATGCCAGTAGTTCATTTAAAAATATAATTGTTAGCTGCGATGCTCCTTACACTAATTTAAAAGCTTTGCAATGCTTAATAGATTATACAAAAAATTCAAACTGTACTTTATTTGAGCACGAAAACAAAATGCATCCACTACCCGGCTGTTATACTACCAACTGCTTACCTACTATAACAGAAAATCTTACTCAAAATAAATTAAAATTAAGAGAAACAGTTACCTCTCTAAATCCAAAAATGATAAACATAGAAAAACTCCTTTTCAAAAATGATTATTTAAAAGCCCTAATAAATATTAATACACCTGAAGACTTAAAAGAATTTATATGAAAATTAATATTAAATATTTTGGATTAATAGCCGATATAACAAACTGTGAAGAAGAATGGGCAAATATTGAAGAAAATGAAGATTTAGAATCTCTATTATCAAAATTATCTGAAAAATATAGTGGACTCAAACAAGCTAATTTTAATATTGCATTAAACTTAGAAATAAATACAAATTTGAATAAACAATTAAAAGATTTAGATGAAATAGCGTTATTGCCACCATTTGCAGGAGGTTAAAATTATGATTACAGAACAAGAAATATCAAGATATTCAAGGCAGATAGTTTTACCCGAAATAGGGATAAAAGGGCAAGAGAAATTAAAAGCAGCCAAAGTTCTTGTTATTGGTGCCGGAGGATTGGGCTGTCCCGCATTAAGTTATCTTGCCGCAGCAGGAGTAGGCACATTAGGTGTTATAGATTTTGATAACGTAGAGGAAAGTAACCTTCATAGACAGATATTATTTACCACTGCCGATGTAGGTAAATTAAAAGCTGAGGTAAGTAAATTGCGACTACAAGAATTAAATCCTTTTATTAAAGTAGTAGCATACACTGAAAAACTGAACTCAAAAAATGCAAGCGATATTTTTAAAAATTACGATATAATTTTAGACGGTAGCGATAATTTTACAACTAAATATTTAGCAAACGATATTTCGGTACAATTAAACAAGCCTTTAGTATATGGCGCCATATACAAACACGAAGGACAAGTAAGTGTTTTTAATTACCGAGGTGGTGCCACATATCGGTGTGTATTCCCCTCTCCTCCTACCGAAACATTAAAAGTTAATTGTTCAGAAATAGGCGTATTAGGTGTGCTCCCCGGAATTATTGGAAGCATTCAAGCGAATGAAGTTTTAAAAATAATTTTAAACTTAGGCAATGTTTTGAGTAATAAATTATT is from Chitinophagales bacterium and encodes:
- the moeB gene encoding molybdopterin-synthase adenylyltransferase MoeB — protein: MITEQEISRYSRQIVLPEIGIKGQEKLKAAKVLVIGAGGLGCPALSYLAAAGVGTLGVIDFDNVEESNLHRQILFTTADVGKLKAEVSKLRLQELNPFIKVVAYTEKLNSKNASDIFKNYDIILDGSDNFTTKYLANDISVQLNKPLVYGAIYKHEGQVSVFNYRGGATYRCVFPSPPTETLKVNCSEIGVLGVLPGIIGSIQANEVLKIILNLGNVLSNKLFIFNSLTLKTNILSVKRNTNLNTTSNIDSTISDEAPVKEISDTEIANLIKSGATIIDIRDKWETPKITNYKIEQLPYNELLSNNDMIEMDKEYVFVCQAGVRSKNLVSYLQTKLNHKKLYSLKGGALKLVSHE
- a CDS encoding molybdenum cofactor guanylyltransferase — translated: MKKTNSITGIILAGGKSSRMGTNKALIPINNIPMIEQIINTLNFICDDIIVIANNDLPIKGNFKIQKDIIENCGPMGGIHAGLNASSSFKNIIVSCDAPYTNLKALQCLIDYTKNSNCTLFEHENKMHPLPGCYTTNCLPTITENLTQNKLKLRETVTSLNPKMINIEKLLFKNDYLKALININTPEDLKEFI
- a CDS encoding MoaD/ThiS family protein — translated: MKINIKYFGLIADITNCEEEWANIEENEDLESLLSKLSEKYSGLKQANFNIALNLEINTNLNKQLKDLDEIALLPPFAGG